A genomic segment from Streptomyces antibioticus encodes:
- a CDS encoding ABC transporter ATP-binding protein produces the protein MKLIVDRLHVTLDRTPILRDVSLEARAGDIVGLVGPNGSGKSTLLRTVYRSLRPAGGVVRVGEDDVWELSARAAARRTAAVLQDAGGNTTGLTVGEIVALGRSPHHGLLGRDGPEDHEAVSDAIDRCGVRPFADRDYTSLSGGERQRVLLARALAQRPELLVLDELTNHLDIRARFELLDLIRTTGVTTLAVLHDLDLAARLCDHLVVLHDGTVAAAGPVLKVLTPALLADVFGVHATTARHSDGVVRITYGARPLTGEESESVPATDGSRRQRRSPRAARPA, from the coding sequence ATGAAACTCATCGTCGACCGGCTCCATGTCACGCTGGACCGCACCCCGATCCTGCGCGACGTGAGCCTCGAAGCCCGCGCGGGCGACATCGTCGGACTCGTCGGCCCCAACGGCAGCGGAAAGTCCACCCTGTTGCGCACCGTCTACCGCTCGCTGCGCCCGGCGGGCGGAGTGGTCAGGGTGGGGGAGGACGACGTGTGGGAGCTGTCCGCCCGGGCCGCGGCGCGCCGTACGGCGGCCGTCCTCCAGGACGCCGGGGGCAACACCACCGGCCTGACCGTGGGGGAGATCGTCGCCCTCGGCCGTTCTCCCCACCACGGGCTGCTCGGCCGGGACGGTCCCGAGGACCACGAGGCCGTCTCCGACGCGATCGACCGCTGCGGCGTACGGCCCTTCGCGGACCGCGACTACACCTCCCTGTCCGGAGGCGAACGCCAACGCGTCCTTCTGGCGCGGGCGTTGGCCCAGCGCCCCGAACTTCTCGTCCTGGACGAACTGACCAACCACCTCGACATCCGGGCCCGGTTCGAACTCCTGGACCTGATCCGCACCACCGGCGTCACCACGCTCGCCGTTCTGCACGACCTCGATCTCGCCGCCCGCCTCTGCGACCACCTGGTCGTTCTGCACGACGGCACCGTGGCGGCGGCGGGCCCGGTCCTGAAGGTCCTCACCCCGGCCCTGCTCGCCGACGTCTTCGGCGTCCACGCCACCACCGCCCGCCACTCCGACGGAGTCGTCCGCATCACCTACGGGGCCCGCCCCCTCACCGGGGAGGAGAGCGAGTCGGTTCCGGCGACGGACGGGTCCCGCCGTCAGCGACGCAGCCCGAGAGCCGCACGCCCGGCGTAG
- a CDS encoding GNAT family N-acetyltransferase, with protein MDIRIFGNGLSGGSFFKDGVFKEGGLLDHASALRSVYADAFCAPPWNEGAERAAEFAGRLTGNVRRPGFTAALAVEGREVVGFATAWTTLAPFPTDRCYPQAAAGLGPRRTTEWLCGAREIDELAVRPVARGTGLAGDLLAAVTEGAPGGRSWLLTSVRSPRAVSFYRRQGWTQATHPSPEGRGIVVFLGPRHPARALAPQPL; from the coding sequence ATGGACATCCGGATCTTCGGGAACGGCCTCTCCGGGGGCAGCTTCTTCAAGGACGGCGTCTTCAAGGAAGGCGGCCTCCTGGACCACGCATCCGCCCTGCGCTCGGTGTACGCCGACGCGTTCTGCGCCCCGCCGTGGAACGAAGGGGCGGAGCGGGCCGCCGAGTTCGCGGGGCGGCTCACCGGGAACGTCCGGCGGCCGGGATTCACCGCCGCGCTCGCCGTGGAGGGACGGGAGGTCGTCGGCTTCGCGACGGCGTGGACGACCCTCGCGCCCTTTCCCACGGACCGCTGCTACCCGCAGGCGGCGGCCGGCCTCGGACCCCGGCGCACGACGGAGTGGCTGTGCGGCGCCCGTGAGATCGACGAGTTGGCCGTCCGTCCCGTCGCGCGGGGCACGGGGCTGGCCGGTGATCTGCTGGCGGCGGTCACCGAGGGCGCGCCCGGGGGCCGTTCGTGGCTCCTCACCTCCGTGCGTTCGCCCCGCGCGGTGTCCTTCTACCGGCGCCAGGGCTGGACCCAGGCCACCCACCCCTCCCCCGAGGGACGCGGCATCGTCGTCTTCCTCGGCCCCCGCCACCCTGCCCGAGCCCTCGCGCCGCAACCCCTGTGA
- a CDS encoding cysteine hydrolase family protein encodes MTTDAEASHDPYTAPHFATSALITIDVQRDFLSEALYGVPGTTEILPALRRTVAAFRDAGRPVVHIVRLYEEGGGNADLVRRRLLESGARIVAPGSSGSELADGLLPEGAPLLDPALLLSGRPQRLGPYDHAVFKPRWGAFHRTCLEELLRDLGVDTLVFTGCNLPNCPRASIVQASERDFRVALVRDAVSRVTESALSELAGIGVELLEADTLGRVLGTRV; translated from the coding sequence ATGACGACGGACGCAGAGGCTTCTCACGATCCCTACACCGCACCGCACTTCGCGACATCCGCTCTCATCACCATCGACGTACAGCGCGACTTCCTCTCCGAGGCGCTCTACGGCGTGCCGGGGACGACCGAGATTCTTCCCGCGCTACGGCGGACCGTGGCCGCGTTCCGTGACGCGGGGCGGCCCGTGGTGCACATCGTGCGGCTGTACGAGGAGGGCGGCGGTAACGCCGATCTCGTACGGCGACGGCTGCTGGAGTCGGGTGCGCGGATCGTGGCGCCGGGCAGCTCGGGCAGTGAGTTGGCCGACGGGCTGCTTCCCGAGGGCGCGCCGCTCCTGGACCCCGCCCTGCTCCTGTCGGGCCGGCCTCAGCGGCTCGGCCCGTACGACCATGCGGTGTTCAAGCCGCGGTGGGGTGCCTTCCACCGCACCTGCCTGGAGGAGTTGCTGCGTGACCTGGGCGTCGACACCCTGGTCTTCACGGGCTGCAATCTGCCCAACTGCCCGCGGGCGAGCATCGTCCAGGCGTCGGAGCGGGACTTCCGGGTGGCGTTGGTCCGGGACGCGGTCTCGCGGGTGACGGAGTCGGCGCTGAGTGAACTCGCCGGTATCGGCGTCGAGTTGCTGGAGGCCGACACCCTGGGCCGGGTTCTGGGGACGAGGGTCTGA
- the eno gene encoding phosphopyruvate hydratase, with product MTAINRVVAREIIDSRGNPTVEVDVELKDGSLGRAAVPSGASTGAREAVELRDGDPARFHGKGVRRAVDAVNESIADAVIGLDAENQAAVDRTMIELDGTDTKSRLGANALLGVSLATAKAAAAAHRLPLYRYVGGVDARLLPVPMMNIVNGGAHADNPLDFQEFMIAPIGAANFADAVRMGSEVFHTLRATLLAAGHNVNVGDEGGFAPDLRTADEALEFVVRAIEQAGYKPGTDITLVMDPASSEFFRDGVYDYTGEGVRRTPAEHADHLATLVDRYPVASIEDPMAEDDHDGWRELTARLGARCQLTGDDVFCTNETLLRAGIKDGVANSILVKVNQIGTLTETLATVATAHRAGYTVVMSHRSGETEDTTIADLAVATGCGQIKTGSLSRADRTAKYNQLVRIEEELGEQARYAGRAALGLRR from the coding sequence GTGACCGCCATCAACCGGGTCGTCGCACGGGAGATCATCGACAGCCGGGGCAATCCGACCGTAGAGGTCGACGTAGAACTCAAGGACGGCTCGCTGGGCCGCGCGGCCGTCCCGTCGGGCGCCTCCACCGGCGCCCGCGAGGCCGTCGAGCTGCGCGACGGCGACCCGGCCCGCTTCCACGGCAAGGGAGTCCGGCGGGCCGTGGACGCGGTGAACGAGTCCATCGCGGACGCCGTGATCGGCCTCGACGCCGAGAACCAGGCGGCCGTCGACCGCACGATGATCGAACTCGACGGCACGGACACCAAGTCCCGGCTCGGCGCCAACGCGCTGCTGGGTGTCTCGCTGGCCACCGCCAAGGCCGCGGCCGCCGCCCACCGGCTGCCGCTGTACCGGTACGTCGGCGGGGTCGACGCCCGGCTGCTGCCGGTGCCGATGATGAACATCGTCAACGGCGGTGCCCACGCCGACAATCCGCTGGACTTCCAGGAGTTCATGATCGCGCCGATCGGTGCGGCGAACTTCGCCGACGCCGTCCGGATGGGCTCGGAGGTCTTCCACACCCTGCGCGCCACGCTCCTCGCCGCCGGCCACAACGTCAACGTCGGCGACGAGGGCGGCTTCGCGCCCGACCTGCGCACCGCCGACGAGGCCCTGGAGTTCGTCGTACGCGCCATCGAGCAGGCCGGCTACAAGCCGGGCACCGACATCACCCTGGTCATGGACCCGGCCAGCTCGGAGTTCTTCCGCGACGGCGTCTACGACTACACCGGCGAGGGCGTCCGCCGCACCCCCGCCGAACACGCCGACCACCTCGCCACGCTCGTCGACCGCTACCCGGTCGCCTCCATCGAGGACCCGATGGCGGAGGACGACCACGACGGCTGGCGCGAGCTGACCGCCCGGCTCGGCGCGCGCTGCCAGCTCACCGGCGACGACGTGTTCTGCACCAACGAGACCCTCCTGCGCGCCGGGATCAAGGACGGCGTCGCCAACTCGATCCTGGTGAAGGTCAACCAGATCGGCACCCTGACGGAGACGCTGGCCACGGTGGCGACCGCGCACCGCGCCGGCTACACCGTCGTCATGTCCCACCGCTCCGGCGAGACCGAGGACACCACCATCGCCGACCTCGCCGTCGCCACCGGCTGCGGGCAGATCAAGACCGGCTCCCTCTCCCGCGCCGACCGCACCGCCAAGTACAACCAACTCGTGCGCATCGAGGAGGAATTGGGCGAGCAGGCTCGCTACGCCGGGCGTGCGGCTCTCGGGCTGCGTCGCTGA
- a CDS encoding winged helix-turn-helix transcriptional regulator, protein MRKHNADKTCGIAQAAVVMGDWWNVLVLREIARGHVRFDALAAEIGLSRNVLTERLGRLVAHGVLRRSLYQRRPVRYEYLLTDSGLALLPLLVAMQDWGDRWVLGDGTLTATATEDGAEHARVHALTGTRLPADLQLPSTQGPDLPVVAPDAAATVLFTYPGTGIEWGDIPGAAGCTLENRLFREAWPDFREAGVEVRGISTQLWDEQAEFARAEAIPYPLLSDAAHHLAATLRLPTFHGAGRPRHKRLILILDAERTVRHTLFPVTDIPEAVTESLRLAVDCARTA, encoded by the coding sequence ATGAGGAAGCACAACGCCGACAAGACCTGCGGCATCGCACAGGCAGCCGTCGTCATGGGGGACTGGTGGAACGTCCTGGTGCTGCGGGAGATCGCCCGCGGACACGTCCGTTTCGACGCGCTGGCCGCCGAGATCGGCCTCTCCCGCAACGTCCTCACCGAGCGACTGGGACGCCTCGTCGCGCACGGCGTGCTGCGGCGCAGCCTGTATCAGCGGCGGCCGGTGCGCTACGAGTACCTGCTCACCGATTCCGGGCTCGCCCTGCTGCCGCTGCTGGTCGCCATGCAGGACTGGGGCGACCGCTGGGTCCTCGGCGACGGCACCCTCACCGCGACGGCCACCGAGGACGGCGCCGAACACGCCCGAGTCCACGCCCTGACCGGCACCCGGCTCCCCGCCGACCTCCAACTCCCCAGCACCCAGGGCCCTGACCTGCCCGTCGTGGCCCCTGACGCCGCAGCGACCGTGCTGTTCACCTACCCCGGCACCGGAATCGAGTGGGGAGACATCCCCGGAGCGGCGGGCTGCACTCTGGAGAACCGCCTGTTCCGCGAGGCGTGGCCCGACTTCCGGGAGGCGGGCGTGGAGGTACGAGGTATCAGCACTCAACTATGGGACGAGCAAGCCGAGTTCGCCCGAGCCGAGGCCATCCCGTACCCCCTCCTCTCCGACGCCGCCCACCACCTCGCCGCGACTCTGAGACTCCCGACCTTCCACGGCGCGGGCCGTCCGCGTCACAAGCGCCTCATCCTGATCCTCGACGCGGAACGGACCGTACGACACACGCTGTTCCCGGTCACCGACATCCCGGAGGCGGTGACAGAGAGCCTGCGCCTGGCGGTGGACTGCGCCAGGACCGCATGA
- the tsaD gene encoding tRNA (adenosine(37)-N6)-threonylcarbamoyltransferase complex transferase subunit TsaD, producing the protein MVSPIVLGIESSCDETGAGLVRDGVLLGHAVASSMDEHARYGGVVPEIASRAHLHALRPVVRRALGEAGLRLSDVGAVAVTTGPGLSGALQVGLAGAKGIAYTLGVPLYGVHHLAGHVAADTLEHGPLPDPCMVLIVSGGHTSLLLVRDLARDPIVHLGDTLDDAAGECFDKVARVFGLPYPGGPAVDRAAREGDPRAVPFPRPLPGSYDFSFSGLKTAAARWAEGHTGRELPVADGAASLQEAVADVLTRKAVAACRAHGVTTLVVVGGVAANSRVRSLADERCRAAGITLRVPPLNLCTDNGAMIAAVGDLLVRADAEPAPLDVSIDPSAPLEYAALHPRTTAGAAAA; encoded by the coding sequence ATGGTCTCTCCGATCGTGCTCGGGATCGAGTCGTCGTGCGACGAGACCGGCGCGGGGCTCGTCCGGGACGGGGTGCTGCTCGGCCACGCGGTGGCGTCGAGCATGGACGAGCACGCCCGCTACGGCGGAGTGGTGCCCGAGATCGCCTCCCGCGCCCATCTGCACGCCCTGCGCCCGGTCGTGCGCCGGGCGCTCGGCGAGGCGGGACTGCGACTGTCGGACGTCGGCGCCGTCGCCGTCACCACCGGGCCGGGCCTGTCCGGTGCGCTTCAGGTGGGTCTGGCCGGCGCGAAGGGCATCGCCTACACGTTGGGGGTACCGCTGTACGGCGTCCATCACCTGGCCGGGCATGTCGCCGCCGACACGCTGGAGCACGGCCCGCTGCCCGATCCCTGCATGGTGCTGATCGTGTCCGGCGGGCACACCTCGCTGCTGCTCGTCCGTGATCTCGCCCGCGATCCGATCGTCCACCTCGGGGACACCCTCGATGACGCCGCCGGGGAGTGCTTCGACAAGGTGGCGCGGGTCTTCGGGCTGCCGTATCCCGGCGGCCCGGCCGTCGACCGGGCGGCGCGCGAGGGCGATCCGCGCGCCGTGCCGTTCCCGCGCCCGCTTCCGGGGTCGTACGACTTCTCCTTCTCCGGCCTGAAGACGGCGGCGGCGCGCTGGGCCGAGGGGCATACGGGCCGTGAGCTGCCGGTGGCCGACGGCGCGGCGTCGCTCCAGGAGGCCGTGGCGGACGTGCTGACCCGCAAGGCGGTGGCGGCCTGCCGCGCGCACGGGGTGACCACGCTGGTCGTGGTCGGCGGGGTCGCCGCGAACTCGCGGGTGCGATCGCTGGCGGACGAGCGGTGCCGGGCCGCCGGGATCACGCTGCGGGTGCCGCCGCTGAACCTGTGCACGGACAACGGCGCGATGATCGCCGCGGTGGGCGATCTCCTGGTCCGGGCCGACGCCGAACCGGCTCCGCTGGACGTGTCGATCGACCCGTCGGCGCCGCTGGAGTACGCGGCGCTGCACCCGCGTACGACGGCCGGGGCCGCGGCGGCCTGA
- a CDS encoding MucR family transcriptional regulator: MRTAEFRRRDPDQVAVDEREMVRHPDFGRLIRDESTDTVVCHVCGRGFRSLGAHVRVHDMTAAEYRREFGLLRSRALSARSFAREQSRARRAGYLASEDARARFAAGRPMARSGELARRRWADTGNRADTGTRADTSGRPDSDPAEARRVRRESLAAGRRTQARTADERTAAALRTAGFTDLAQALRTVYVEREHSIEETARVLALGKGRLRRLLGEHGIGIRPSGQNSTTGRHARVLLNDRAAAERVGAEDITAWLRERATEGATLRELAAATGRSVPWVAARIGPRSQPHRRPGPVTSTS, from the coding sequence GTGCGCACTGCCGAGTTCCGCCGCCGCGACCCCGACCAAGTCGCCGTGGACGAAAGAGAGATGGTCCGGCATCCCGACTTCGGGCGCCTGATCCGCGACGAGTCCACGGACACCGTCGTCTGCCATGTCTGCGGGCGGGGTTTCCGCTCGCTGGGGGCGCATGTGCGCGTGCACGACATGACGGCGGCGGAGTACCGGCGGGAGTTCGGGCTGCTGCGCAGCCGGGCGTTGAGCGCGCGGTCCTTCGCACGCGAGCAGTCCCGTGCCCGCCGCGCCGGGTATCTGGCCTCCGAGGACGCCCGGGCGCGCTTCGCGGCGGGTCGGCCGATGGCCCGCTCCGGCGAACTGGCCCGTAGACGCTGGGCCGACACCGGCAACCGGGCCGACACCGGCACGCGGGCCGATACCAGCGGGCGGCCAGACTCCGACCCGGCCGAGGCGCGACGCGTCCGGCGCGAAAGCCTCGCCGCCGGACGCCGCACCCAGGCCCGGACCGCCGACGAACGCACCGCGGCCGCACTGCGAACCGCAGGCTTCACGGACCTCGCCCAAGCCCTGCGCACCGTCTACGTCGAGCGTGAGCACAGCATCGAGGAGACGGCGCGCGTCCTCGCCCTCGGCAAGGGCAGACTCCGACGGCTGCTCGGTGAACACGGCATCGGGATCCGCCCGTCGGGACAGAACTCCACCACCGGACGGCACGCGCGCGTCCTGCTCAACGACCGCGCCGCCGCCGAACGCGTCGGCGCCGAGGACATCACGGCGTGGCTCCGCGAACGCGCCACCGAGGGCGCCACGTTGCGGGAACTGGCGGCGGCCACAGGACGCAGCGTCCCCTGGGTGGCAGCGCGGATCGGCCCCCGGTCTCAGCCCCACCGCCGCCCTGGCCCGGTCACGTCGACGTCGTGA
- a CDS encoding FecCD family ABC transporter permease — MIVAISVGAVNIPVSDVWGIVLHHVTGAGPVPSDPALDQIVWNFRTPRVVLAALAGAGLAVTGAVLQTVVSNPLADPVVLGFSYGATLGAVLVITLGGGVALAGLGVPAAAFLGAVAAGALVFALGRRRGRLAPTRLVLAGVAVGYVFLSATSYVQLQATPTELRTVMFWMLGSVAGARWDQLPTVTVVVLLTTALLTLFGRRLNVLLAGDESATALGVDVNRLRAVLLVLSALLTGTVIAVAGGIGFVGLMIPHLVRLTTGADHRRLLPLTALLGAVYLVLVDLLSRTLTRPNELPLGILTALLGAPFFLWLLRRDKGLD; from the coding sequence ATGATCGTGGCGATCAGCGTCGGTGCGGTGAACATCCCGGTCTCCGACGTGTGGGGGATCGTCCTCCACCACGTGACCGGCGCGGGGCCGGTTCCCTCCGACCCGGCGCTCGACCAGATCGTGTGGAACTTCCGCACCCCCAGGGTGGTTCTGGCGGCGCTGGCGGGCGCGGGCCTCGCCGTCACCGGAGCGGTCCTCCAGACGGTCGTGTCCAACCCCCTTGCCGATCCGGTCGTGTTGGGCTTCTCCTACGGCGCGACACTCGGCGCGGTCCTGGTCATCACCCTCGGCGGGGGCGTGGCCCTCGCCGGGCTCGGGGTGCCGGCGGCGGCGTTCCTCGGCGCGGTGGCCGCCGGTGCCCTGGTCTTCGCGCTGGGGCGGCGCCGGGGGCGGCTGGCCCCGACCCGGCTGGTCCTCGCGGGTGTCGCCGTCGGCTACGTCTTCCTCTCCGCGACCAGTTACGTCCAGCTCCAGGCGACCCCGACCGAACTGCGGACGGTGATGTTCTGGATGCTGGGCAGTGTCGCGGGCGCCCGCTGGGATCAACTGCCCACCGTCACCGTCGTGGTGCTCCTGACGACCGCGCTGCTGACCCTGTTCGGCCGCCGCCTCAACGTGCTGCTGGCCGGTGACGAGTCGGCCACCGCGCTCGGCGTCGACGTCAACCGGCTGCGTGCCGTCCTGCTGGTCCTCAGCGCGCTGCTGACCGGCACGGTCATCGCGGTCGCGGGCGGCATCGGCTTCGTCGGTCTGATGATCCCGCACCTGGTACGGCTGACCACCGGCGCCGACCACCGCCGACTGCTGCCCCTGACCGCCCTGTTGGGCGCCGTCTACCTCGTCCTCGTCGACCTGCTCTCCCGCACGCTCACCCGCCCCAACGAACTGCCGCTGGGCATTCTCACCGCGCTGCTCGGCGCCCCCTTCTTCCTGTGGCTGCTGCGCCGCGACAAGGGCCTGGACTGA
- a CDS encoding CbtB domain-containing protein, with product MAQHVAPPSSTPVVPGKLPVGAIVPWAVFFGILMLVLLYFVGAEQGATAVVSGENVHEWVHDARHLLGFPCH from the coding sequence ATGGCGCAGCATGTCGCCCCGCCGTCCAGCACCCCCGTCGTTCCCGGCAAACTGCCGGTCGGCGCGATCGTCCCGTGGGCGGTGTTCTTCGGGATCCTGATGCTGGTCCTGCTGTACTTCGTCGGCGCCGAACAGGGCGCCACCGCCGTCGTGTCCGGCGAGAACGTCCACGAATGGGTGCATGACGCCCGTCATCTGCTCGGCTTCCCCTGCCACTGA